One stretch of Pieris brassicae chromosome 8, ilPieBrab1.1, whole genome shotgun sequence DNA includes these proteins:
- the LOC123713212 gene encoding uncharacterized protein LOC123713212, translating into MFKKLRKFGLGHCDFQSMISNVSILLRLFVINIDKRNTKRIPLISFVVTILISLGYFYTYLISAVWYVFWRCQETGDKISALIVFSLGVASEISAFKLLFMYIYSDSIRNIVEGYLNLDAKTCTEIRLAISLESKLKIIKKRATMYWCLLISNGVVYAFKPLLLPGRHLMEDNFDLFGLDPILESPNYEIAFTACALGIFYTCYLASSISAFLIVIAGYTESQLIVLSEEIKNVWDDAKEQINGNKDSILYKEDETKCLNNIINDHLKNIIIIHITNIDLMNDVKRVFSGSILVEFLLVITSLIAELLGGLENTYLEMPYALAQLTMDCITGQKLIDACDVFNRAIYDSKWENFDSKNAKMVLLMLQNSQKPLCLSAGGMTTLSFVCLMSILRMIYSGYTTLRSTINE; encoded by the exons atgtttaaaaaattacggaAGTTCGGTTTAGGCCACTGTGATTTTCAGAGTATGATAAGCAATGTTTCGATACTTCTGAGATTATTTGtcattaatattgataaacgAAATACTAAAA GAATTCCCCTTATATCATTCGTGGTGACTATACTAATTTCATTGGGTTACTTCTATACTTATCTGATTTCTGCTGTATGGTATGTGTTCTGGCGTTGTCAGGAAACTGGAGACAAAATTTCCGCCTTGATCGTATTTTCCCTTGGTGTTGCCAGTGAGATTTCCGCTTTCAAATTGTTGTTCATGTATATTTAcag tgaCTCTATAAGGAACATCGTGGAAGGCTATCTTAATTTAGACGCTAAAACCTGTACTGAAATCCGTTTAGCTATAAGCCTAGAAAGCAAATTAAAGATCATCAAAAAACGCGCAACTATGTACTGGTGCCTCTTAATTTCTAACGGAGTAGTGTATGCCTTTAAACCTCTTCTGCTACCAGGACGACATCTGATGGAAGACAATTTTGATCTTTTTG GTTTGGACCCAATACTAGAATCGCCAAACTACGAAATAGCGTTCACAGCGTGTGCTCTTGGAATTTTCTACACTTGTTACCTGGCTTCAAGCATCAGCGCGTTTCTCATAGTCATCGCGGGGTACACAGAATCGCAACTCATTGTTCTTAGCGAGGAAATAAAGAATGTATGGGATGATGCCAAGGAACAAATTAACGGAAATAAGGATAGCATTTTATACAAAGAAGATGAGACTAAGTGTttgaataacataattaacgatcatcttaaaaatataatcattattcACATAACCAACATAGATCTTATGAATGATGTGAAACGAGTATTCAGTGGATCCATTCTGGTAGAGTTTCTTCTTGTAATTACAAGTTTGATTGCTGAATTACTTGGGGGATTGGAGAACACATATTTAGAAATGCCTTACGCGTTAGCACAACTAACTATGGATTGTATTACTGGACAAAAACTCATTGATGCATGTGATGTTTTTAATCGAGCAATTTACGATAGCAAATGGGAAAACTTTGATAGTAAAAATGCCAAAATGGTACTATTGATGTTGCAAAACTCACAAAAGCCATTATGTCTGTCCGCTGGTGGGATGACTACTCTCAGTTTTGTATGTCTTATGTCAATATTAAGAATGATTTATTCTGGATACACCACATTGCGTAGTACAATAAATGAGTAA
- the LOC123713227 gene encoding cytochrome P450 4C1-like, with protein sequence MYLWACLLVMICLCAFTWHWRVRKNYAHLPSYTNLPLLGNAYKLYGNSRKLFLTFEDVTKKCETANKPFVFWAGPTPILLLSDPDDIRLVANAFIEKPYYYKFANAWLGNGLFTAPGWIWKKNIKKMASTFIGPAVDHYQVFFNDQAHKLVQKLAREVDGGFFDPMPYLCFSALETICQVGLGVSKSNNLVSEEYYKAFHRTLDLIVNRGTNILLHPEWLYRLTPVYKELLKCVDVLHNVSKTILNNKKKERALRNGDHHIDNDKDSFKSFLDHLLELRQHDLSLTDEQILWETATIILAGQETVATSLFYTLLVIGSRKDVQEKMYEEIMRTVGDRPLKKKDLVQLSYCEAVINESLRLYPPAVAVLRMADHDLKISSCTITKGTTAIINIWGAGRSKRLWGDDAAAFRPERWLPPNIPSISSHLPFSLGKRACIGKKYSMAFLKTVLVHCIRSYEIISDESFNRMEFKIDIVLRPLNDCFMKIQRRKSN encoded by the exons ATGTATCTATGGGCGTGTCTACTTGTTATGATATGCTTGTGTGCTTTTACCTGGCATTGGAGAGTCAGAAAGAACTACGCTCATTTACCATCTTATACGAATCTACCACTATTGGGAAACGCTTACAAATTGTATGGAAATTCACGGA aactatttttaacatttgagGACGTAACGAAGAAATGTGAAACTGCTAATAAACCATTTGTATTCTGGGCGGGACCTACGCCGATTTTAT tatTGAGTGACCCTGATGACATCAGGCTGGTGGCAAACGCCTTCATAGAAAAACCATACTATTACAAATTTGCCAATGCTTGGCTTGGCAATGGCTTATTTACTGCACCTG GTTGGATATGGAAGAAGAACATTAAAAAGATGGCGAGCACGTTTATAGGACCAGCTGTAGATCACTACCAAGTCTTTTTCAATGATCAAGCGCACAAATTAGTTCAAAAACTGGCGCGGGAAGTGGACGGCGGTTTCTTTGATCCAATGCCGTACTTATGCTTTTCAGCCTTGGAAACTATTTGTC agGTTGGTCTTGGAGTATCTAAATCCAATAATCTGGTGTCGGAGGAGTACTATAAAGCCTTCCATCGCACCCTCGATCTGATTGTGAATAGAGGCACCAATATTCTGCTGCACCCTGAATGGCTGTACCGTTTGACACCAGTGTATAAGGAGCTTTTGAAATGTGTTGATGTTTTGCACAATGTCTCAAAAACG atattgaataataaaaaaaaagaacgcGCTTTAAGAAACGGCGATCATCATATCGATAATG ataaagaTTCTTTTAAATCCTTTTTGGATCACTTGCTGGAGCTCCGGCAACATGACCTATCTCTTACTGACGAACAAATCCTGTGGGAAACCGCAACCATCATATTGGCTGGACAGGAGACGGTTGCTACCAGTCTGTTTTATACACTTCTTGTAATAGGTAGTAGGAAGGATGTCCAAGAGAAGATGTATGAAGA GATAATGAGGACAGTTGGCGATCGACCGTTAAAGAAGAAAGACTTGGTTCAGCTAAGCTACTGTGAAGCAGTTATCAATGAAAGCCTTAGATTGTATCCACCAGCTGTCGCCGTATTACGAATGGCTGACCATGACTTGAAGATCA GTTCCTGTACAATAACGAAAGGTACAACGgctataataaacatatgggGTGCGGGAAGGTCGAAGCGTTTGTGGGGTGATGATGCAGCCGCGTTCAGACCTGAGAGATGGCTCCCACCAAACATTCCCAGCATAAGCTCTCATTTACCTTTCAGCTTGGGGAAAAGAGCGTGTATAG GCAAGAAATACTCAATGGCATTTTTGAAGACAGTTTTGGTGCACTGCATACGaagttatgaaataattagCGACGAAAGTTTCAACAGAATGGAGTTTAAGATAGACATTGTGTTACGACCTTTGAATGATTGTTTTATGAAGATACAACGGCGTAAGTCAAACTAG
- the LOC123713081 gene encoding F-box/LRR-repeat protein 15 — protein sequence MNKKRKTHLFDLYWEDIIVANIMPLLTIQECFIFRSVSRTCLQIVNMYFSKLKSLKLMNKGFSPHTFNVFGTTCSKLKLLNLSRCDSITDTELIPILRRNTGLIHLNLSQCKNLTAKCLQPVILYCDNLQILKLARCSWLTTGAIEALALHKSKLEDIDLAYCVSISESCILIFIKKFRQIKTLNLEGNKQVTDKCLYTMSKYSKSLKLLNLGGCCDVTDKGIRALALHLPQLEGLLVRGCTKVTENSLQLMRNRVHLDRRPSQAVPLPVYVQI from the exons ATGAACAAGAAACGGAAGACTCATTTATTCGACTTGTATTGGGAAGACATAATAGTGGCAAACATTATGCCTCTACTTACTATTCaggaatgttttatatttcgcAGTGTATCGCGGACTTGTCTccaaattgtaaatatgtatttttctaagtTAAAGTCTTTGAAACTGATGAACAAGGGGTTTTCGCCTCACACCTTTAAT gTATTTGGCACAACATGTTCGAAACTTAAACTGCTCAATTTAAGTAGATGTGATTCtataacagatacagaattaATCCCTATATTACGTAGAAACACTGGAttgattcatttaaatttgagCCAATGCAAAAACCTGACTGCAAAATGTCTACAACCTGTTATACTATATTGTGATAATTTACAAATTCTCAAGTTAGCAAGGTGTTCTTGGCTCACAACAGGCGCTATTGAAGCCTTGGCTCTTCATAAGAGTAAACTAGAAGACATAGATTTAGCCTATTGTGTTTCAATATCTGAAAGTTGTATATTgatattcattaaaaagtttaggCAAATTAAGACATTAAATCTGGAGGGTAATAAGCAAGTAACAGATAAGTGTTTATACACAATGTCTAAGTATAGTAAATCGCTGAAGCTTCTCAACTTGGGTGGCTGTTGTGATGTCACTGATAAGGGAATAAG aGCTCTAGCTCTTCATTTGCCACAGCTGGAAGGTTTACTTGTGCGAGGATGCACCAAAGTCACAGAAAACAGCCTACAACTCATGCGAAATCGTGTGCATCTTGATCGGAGACCATCTCAAGCAGTACCATTACCTGTGTATGTGCAAATATAA